The sequence TGCAGACGGGCAACCTTGGCCATCGCCGACACTTGAATCGAACATGCGCTCGGCGCGCCTGTGCCCGGCGCGGCGCCGCGCGCACCGCGTAACTCGGCGACATCCTGTTGAACGTTCGGCCGTCGCCGGTTACGCGTCGCACAAATCCGAGGATCTCTCGTTCCCGATGCGCGTCGATCAACGAGATCAACGCAATAAACGCGACAATCTCGACAAACGCGGAATATTCCGAATGCCGCATGCGAGCACGCGCGGCGCCAGCCGGACCACCCGTCCTCACTAACCGGCCGATCGTTTCACGCCGCGTATCGCGCAAGGCCGCACGCGTGCGATCCATGCACGCCGCCGAAGCGCCGTCGAACCGATTTCACACGGCACGCCGCCCTCCGAACATCGCGGTTTTCGTGCAACTCGCCATTACCGTGAATTAGGGCCATGTCTTTCGATTCAATTCAGGCGCCGAATCAATAACCTGTCATCTTAGACAGGAACCTTTAAATTAGCTTGCTGTTTGTTTATTTAACATGCTAGCCTTCCCAGGCCTTGGATATTTGTCAAACCGGATAATCAATTTTTTTGATTATTTACAAAAATTCCATGGCGGCAATCCGACTTCATGCTGACTGATGTCTTCTTATGTTGATCTATCCATTGAGGAGCAATATATGAGTATCGTCGCTGGACCTTTCCCGTATGAAAACATCACGCGCCGCACGACCGACGAGGAACGTGCTCAAATCGAACGCATCGATCTGAACGACGGCGACATCGAACGTCTCGTCGATCTGTTCCGCGACGGCCTGCGCGAAACGGCGCAATTTCACAGCGCCGCCGTGCAAAACAACTTCCAGATCCGCGCCGAGGTTTCCGTCCGCCTGTCCCGGCCGATCCAGAGCGAGGACGGCGCCAGGGTCGAGGAAATCGTCAGTCGCAGCACCATCGACGAAACGATCGAATCGAAAAAGGTCTTCAAGAACTGATCCTTTCGTCTCGACGAATCACCCCTAAATGATTCAAGTCGCCCCGCAGTGCAGCATTTACTGTCGGGCGATTATCGATTCATTTATCGCCTCAATGATTTCCATCTTTATTGCGCATGACTGACATGCCACATTTGCTTTTCATACAGGCAGTGTGATGCAAGAACATCCGGTCTATTTCGAGACATCCTCATCTTCGAATCAGTCGTTCATGCCGCCGTCGTCACATGACCTGGCCGAAACGCTGGCATTGACGCAACCCTATCTCGAACGCTGCGGAATCACGCGGGTGACGGATATCACGCGGATGGACGTCATCGGCGTGCCGGTGTATTCGGCCATTCGCCCGCTGTCGCTGACGCTCGCCGTCAATGCCGGCAAAGGCATGACGCGCGAAGCGGCCAGGATCAGCGCGATCATGGAGGCGATCGAGTATTGGCATGCGGAGCGGATACCGGCCGAGACCGCGCATTTTGCGTCCTCGGCCGCCATGCAGGCCGAGCACGGCATTTCGATACTCGACTTTTGCCCGGAACTGGGCGCGACGTTGAAGCGCACGCAACCCATCGGCTGGGTGCCGCTCGAAAACCTCTCGGGCGCGGGCAACGTATTCGTGCCGATGGAGTGCGTGTTCATGCCGTGCCCGCCCCCGTACGGAGCGAACTTCCTGCGGGCCACCAGTTGCGGGATGGCGTGCGGAACGACGATCGAACAAGCAACCTTGCACGCGATCTGCGAGGTGGTCGAACGGCATCAGCAGTCGTTCGACACCGTCTCGCCCCGCTCCCGCGCGACGCCGCTGCGCCTGCTGGCCGGGGACGCGGCCGGGCTTGCGCAGCGGATCGACGCGGCGGGACTGACGCTCAAGATGCGCTCCCGGTACGACATGGGCCTCTTTTTCGTCGACGCCGTCGTGGCGGCCACGGAGGGCGCCAGCTTGTCGTACGTGAACGGCGGGACGGCGTGCCACTCGGATTTCCAGTCGGCCGCTCGCGCCGCCCTGCTGGAAGCGGTTCAAAGCCGCCTGACGGTGATCCACGGCGGCCGCGACGATCTCGACGAACGTCTCGCGCCATCGGAAAGCAAGACGTACGACGCCAGCAAAGCCGAGATCGAACACATCCTCGACGCGTATTCGAGCGGCATCGAGGTCACGGAACAGGACATCCGCATGCGCTCGCCCGAGCACGCCGTCACGCGGCTGATCGACGAGATCCGCTCGGCCGGCTTTGCGCGGGTCCTGCGCCATCGTTTCACGCAGCCGGACGATCCTCTCCAGGTGGTGCGCGTCGTCATTCCGCAAATGGAGCACTTCTCCCGCGCCACCGGCAAGGTGGGGCGGCGCCTGCTGGATTACATTCGCTCGACGGGAGGGCGGCCGTGATCTGCCACGTGTTCGTCGGCCCCACCGCGTTCGGCTTGCCAAATCGGCTCCTGGTCCGCCCGGATCTGGTGATTCACGGACCGGCCGCGCGCGGCGACATCCGCGCGTTGGGCGGCACGCTTTCGCGCGGCGCGGCCGTCGCATTGATCGACGGCCGCTTTGGAGACGTGCCGTCCGTCGCCCATTGGGAGATTCTGGAAATGCTCGACGCCGGCGTGCGCGTCTTCGGGCTGTCCTCGATGGGAGCCATACGCGCCGCGGAATTGCAACGGTACGGCATGACGCCGTATGGCTCGGTAGCGCAGCGCTTCGTCGACGATCCCGATCTTCCGGATGACGAAGTGATGATGCTTCACTCGCCTCGCCCTCCGTACGCGCCGATTTCGGAGCCGCTGGTTCATTTGCGCGAAGGTGCGCGCCACCTGGTCGCCCGCGAAATTTTGTCCGATGAACAGGCAGCGCGAATCATCGGCGATCTGCGCGAACGATGGTTCGGCGAGCGGACCTGGGAGACGCTGATCGATTCGGCCGCGCAACAGGGCGTCGACCGAAGCGCGCTCCTTCGCGCGCTCGGCGATCCGCAGCGCTACCGGGTCAAGTCGCGGGACCTGGAGAACTTCCTCCATGACGAGCCCTGGGCAAGTTGACATGAAAAAAATCGACGAGATTTTTCACGGACTCCCTTTCCTCGACGAGCCGTTCAAATCGGACCTGCTGCTGACGCTGATCGGCCGGGTGCGAAAAATCCTGGGCGACGACATCGTCGGTCCCGCCATCGACGCCGACTGGCTCGATCCCGATCAAGCCCTGAAGCTTCGAGGCGCCGCCGGCATCGGTTGCGATCTCCCGTTGCTCCCGCTCTCCGCCCTGCAATTGCAGCAGGTGCGATCGGCGCGCGCGAGCATCGTCGAAGCGGCGCCCGAATGGCAGCGGCTGATCCTGTTCCCGGTGAAATACCACCGGCTCGACAGCAGCGACGTGATCGGGTGCTCGTGCTACGCGACACCGCAACGCGTGTTCCTCTCCGACGCCGCATTCGCCACGCCACGAGAACTCTGCGAGCAGATCATCCACGAGCATTGCCATAACTGGATGTACTTCCTCGAGGAACTGATGCCGTTTCATCGAATCGACTACCGGGAAGTCTTCGTCCTGCCTTCCGGAACCGCCAATCGCAATCCGACGGAAGTCATCGGCGCGGCGCACGTCGCCGCGACGCTCGCGCATTGGTACGCGAGGCAGGCCGATGCGCCGTCGCAACGGCGCGTCCGCGACCTGCTCACTTATCTGGACGGCTGCGTCGGCATTCTGCGCGCGCTGCCGCACGATTCATTGCTGCCGGCCGGCGCCGAAATCGCGTCGCTCCTTGCCCGATCCAATGAACGATTCCCCAGGAGAGGCGATCTTGTTTCGTGAAATTGCTCCGTCACTGTGGCAGTGCTGGCCCGTGTTCATTTACCGGCAGGTGCTCGACGACGCGGCCGAGATCAACGCGCGGCTCGCCGACGCGATCTCGAAGCGCGCGTCGACCGAGCCGAGCGCGAAGGCCAGCAACGCCGACGCATGGCAATCCGCGGCGGACTTCTTCGGTCACGACGACGCCGACAGGACGTTCCTCGTCGAGCGCATCACCACCGCGATGCGCCAGATGAACCGGCTGTCCGGCATCACCACCGACGACTTCGACGTCATCCTGGAAGGGTGGAGCGTCATCAATCGCGCGGGGCATCACCACAACCATCACATCCACCACAGCTCGGTCTGGTCCGGCGTGTATTACGTTCGCACCCCGGCCGGCTGCGCATCCGCCGCGCGAGACGGCGCGATCGAATTCATCGACCCTCGCCATGCCGCGCCCGTGACCGCGCGCAGCATCCGGACGATCCGCCCGGTCGGCGGATCGCTGCTGCTGTTCCCGAGCTGGCTCGAGCACTGGGTGCATCCTCACTACGAGGCCGGCGAGCGCATCTGCGTGCCGTTCAACATCTACCTGATGCCGAGGATGAGCCGATGATCGACCTGATACTCGAATGGCCCACCTACATCCTGTCGGGAACGATGCCGCCGGATGCGCTGGCCGCCGCCCAAAAGCGCGCCGCCGATCCGGCCGGCATCCTGCGTCTCGAGGACGCGATCGGCCCGATCGTCGCGGACGCGCCGCACGCGCGGGCGCTCGGCGACGCCGAACTCCGCGAGCCGCGGATCGAGACCTGGTACGCAGGACACCTCGAAGCGCTGTGCGACGACATGCCCGACGCGACGCACATCGTCATCGTCGTGCTCGACGTGTCGAGCGACGAGGCCGCGCCACCGGCGAATTATTCGGGCACCTTGATGATCCGCGACCCCCGCGCGGGCTGCGCCAGCGTCTTCGTTCCCGGCCTGCCGTATGGCCGGCCGTTCGAATTCGTCGCGCGGCCCGGCGCATACGTCTGCTACCCGGCATGGCTGCGCTGCGCGGTTCTCCCCGTCAACGCCGGTCACGAGATCCGCCTGTTGCGCGCCAAACTGGTCATGAAGCGGCCCGGCGCGCACGATCGGCCCGAGCACCGTCAACTCGATCTCGACGGGCGCCCGGACGTAAACGACATCGAACGCGCCGACCGTTCGCGCGCCTCGGCATGAACGCCAATCGAATCCTGAAGATCCTGAAGATCGAATCGATCTCGGTCAACGTGACGCGGCTCCAGATCGGCCTCGTCTGCGTCGGGCTCGCCAGCGACGCGTTCCGTTACGCGTTCGCATGGTGGGTGCTGAAGATCAACGGCTCGGTGGTCGAATTCGGCAGCCTGCTCGCCGCGATGACCTTCGCCCAGACCACGTCGACGCTCGGCGTGGGCGCCCTCGGCGACATGTGGAATCCGATGAAGGTGCTGCGATCGGCCGTGTGCCTTCAGGGCGCGACGATTGCGATCCTCGCGGCGTGGGCCGGATTCGGTCCGTATCATTTCCCGCTCGCGATGCTCTTGTCGATCGTCCTGTCGCTGTTCGTCGGCGCGATCGAACCGTTGACCAACGTTGCGATCGCGTCCATCGCGCCGGCGGGGCAGGTCACGCGAGTCATGGCGCAACGGGGCGCGCTCGCAAGCGGAACGAAGCTGCTGGGCCCGCTCATGGCGGGCGCAATGGTGTCGGTCTTCGGCGCGGCCGGAACCCTGCTCGCCTCGGCGGCATTCGCCGGCGCCTCCTGCTTGATCTTCGTTCCGCTTCGAATCGACGACGACAATCGCGCCGAGCAGCCCGGCGCGATGTCGTTTCTCTCGTCATGGGCGCGCAAGACCGCCGCCGGCCTCCGCACCTTCTATCAAGTGAAGGTCGACTTCTATTTTTGCGTCATGACGTGCATGGCGAACTTCGCGCTCCCCGCGTTTTTTCTGGTCGCGCTTCCTTACCTGGTCATTCAGGTGCTCAACTTCCCCGCCAGCATGCTCGGCATCTTCGACGGCATTTTTTGCGCCGGCATGTTCGTCGGAGGCATGCGCGTGGTGATGTGGCTCAACCGGGCCGTCGGCAAGCAGCATGCCGTGTTTCTGTCGATGGCCGCGCTCGCCGCGATGATCTTTTCGTTCACCGTCACGCGTCAGCCCGTCGTCATGAGCGGCGCATTGTTCATCGGCGGGATGTTCATGATGACGATCTTCGTCAATATCGGCGGACTGCGCGCGGTGGCCACGCCGAAGCACTATCGCACCCGCATGTTCGCCACCGCATCGTTTCTCGTCTCTCTTTCGATCACGCCCGGAATCGCTTTCGTCACGTTCGCCACGCAACGCGCGGGAATCGACGCGGCGCTCGGATCGATCGCGGGCATCTGCATCGTGTCGGCGGTCGCGATCTACTTCATTCCGAACTCGCGCAAGGTTCTCGAGATGACCGAGCGCGACGCCGAAAACGCGTATCAGCGGCTATATCCCGCTGCGTTCCTCAAGCCTGAC comes from Burkholderia savannae and encodes:
- a CDS encoding YcaO-like family protein; the encoded protein is MQEHPVYFETSSSSNQSFMPPSSHDLAETLALTQPYLERCGITRVTDITRMDVIGVPVYSAIRPLSLTLAVNAGKGMTREAARISAIMEAIEYWHAERIPAETAHFASSAAMQAEHGISILDFCPELGATLKRTQPIGWVPLENLSGAGNVFVPMECVFMPCPPPYGANFLRATSCGMACGTTIEQATLHAICEVVERHQQSFDTVSPRSRATPLRLLAGDAAGLAQRIDAAGLTLKMRSRYDMGLFFVDAVVAATEGASLSYVNGGTACHSDFQSAARAALLEAVQSRLTVIHGGRDDLDERLAPSESKTYDASKAEIEHILDAYSSGIEVTEQDIRMRSPEHAVTRLIDEIRSAGFARVLRHRFTQPDDPLQVVRVVIPQMEHFSRATGKVGRRLLDYIRSTGGRP
- a CDS encoding TfuA-like protein produces the protein MICHVFVGPTAFGLPNRLLVRPDLVIHGPAARGDIRALGGTLSRGAAVALIDGRFGDVPSVAHWEILEMLDAGVRVFGLSSMGAIRAAELQRYGMTPYGSVAQRFVDDPDLPDDEVMMLHSPRPPYAPISEPLVHLREGARHLVAREILSDEQAARIIGDLRERWFGERTWETLIDSAAQQGVDRSALLRALGDPQRYRVKSRDLENFLHDEPWAS
- a CDS encoding aKG-HExxH-type peptide beta-hydroxylase, which encodes MKKIDEIFHGLPFLDEPFKSDLLLTLIGRVRKILGDDIVGPAIDADWLDPDQALKLRGAAGIGCDLPLLPLSALQLQQVRSARASIVEAAPEWQRLILFPVKYHRLDSSDVIGCSCYATPQRVFLSDAAFATPRELCEQIIHEHCHNWMYFLEELMPFHRIDYREVFVLPSGTANRNPTEVIGAAHVAATLAHWYARQADAPSQRRVRDLLTYLDGCVGILRALPHDSLLPAGAEIASLLARSNERFPRRGDLVS
- a CDS encoding TIGR02466 family protein; amino-acid sequence: MFREIAPSLWQCWPVFIYRQVLDDAAEINARLADAISKRASTEPSAKASNADAWQSAADFFGHDDADRTFLVERITTAMRQMNRLSGITTDDFDVILEGWSVINRAGHHHNHHIHHSSVWSGVYYVRTPAGCASAARDGAIEFIDPRHAAPVTARSIRTIRPVGGSLLLFPSWLEHWVHPHYEAGERICVPFNIYLMPRMSR
- a CDS encoding MFS transporter, whose translation is MNANRILKILKIESISVNVTRLQIGLVCVGLASDAFRYAFAWWVLKINGSVVEFGSLLAAMTFAQTTSTLGVGALGDMWNPMKVLRSAVCLQGATIAILAAWAGFGPYHFPLAMLLSIVLSLFVGAIEPLTNVAIASIAPAGQVTRVMAQRGALASGTKLLGPLMAGAMVSVFGAAGTLLASAAFAGASCLIFVPLRIDDDNRAEQPGAMSFLSSWARKTAAGLRTFYQVKVDFYFCVMTCMANFALPAFFLVALPYLVIQVLNFPASMLGIFDGIFCAGMFVGGMRVVMWLNRAVGKQHAVFLSMAALAAMIFSFTVTRQPVVMSGALFIGGMFMMTIFVNIGGLRAVATPKHYRTRMFATASFLVSLSITPGIAFVTFATQRAGIDAALGSIAGICIVSAVAIYFIPNSRKVLEMTERDAENAYQRLYPAAFLKPDAGGREMAG